A genomic region of Gemmatimonadota bacterium contains the following coding sequences:
- a CDS encoding DUF2283 domain-containing protein, whose protein sequence is MKIRYFEDTDTLYIEFRDREILETRDLDENTTLDVDAEGNVLAITFEHASKRTDVRHLTLEGIAA, encoded by the coding sequence ATGAAGATTCGGTACTTCGAGGACACGGACACGCTCTACATCGAGTTTCGGGACCGCGAGATTCTCGAGACCAGGGATCTCGATGAGAACACGACCCTCGATGTGGACGCCGAGGGCAACGTGCTGGCGATCACGTTCGAGCACGCCAGCAAGCGTACGGACGTCCGCCACCTCACGCTCGAGGGAATCGCGGCTTAG